The region GTGGATGTAGAAGTGGGAAAGCCAAAGATAGCTTATAGAGAAACTATTACGAAAAAAGCGGTAGCCGAATACAAACATAAAAAGCAAACAGGAGGTCATGGACAGTACGGACATGTCAAAATAGAGCTGGAACCACTTCCGCGAGGAGCGGGTTTTGAATTTGTCGATAAAATCTTTGGTGGAGTCATACCAAAGAATTTTATTCCCTCTGTTGAGAAAGGTATCGTTGAAGCAATGAAAAGAGGCTCTGTGGCTGGTTATCCGGTTGTTGATGTTCGAGTAACGCTTTTCGATGGTTCATATCATGAAGTTGATTCCTCAGATATATCTTTCCAGATCGCAGCCATTCAAGCATTCCGAAAAGGTATGGAAGAAGCAAGACCAGTTTTGCTGGAACCTATAATGGAAGTCGAAATATTCTGTCCCGATGAAGTTGCAGGAGATGTCATAGGTGAGGTAACAAGCAGAAGAGGAAGGCCGCAGGGAATGGAATCAATCGGGAGGGGTATGTCAAAAGTGAAGGCAGAAGTTCCTCTAGCAGAAATGCTTGATTTTTCTGGAAAGCTTTCTGGAATTACCAGTGGTCGTGGTTATTTCACGATGAAATTTGTACGATACCAGGAAGTTCCACCCAATATTCAGGAAAAAGTAATCCAGGAGAGAAAGCAAGAAAGTCAAAATGCATGATAAAGGGGGGAAATTCCCCCTATTTTTAAGGTGATTTTGGATGCACGTAGCTGTTTTGAGTTATAAATTGAGATTGTTTGGCATAGCCAGTCTCAAAGAAAAGCGCTCATTATTGAAAAAACTTATCAATGAGATTAGAGCAAAATTCAATGTATCTGCATGTGAGATTGGATACAGTGATTCAAAAACATGGTCAGAATTGGGAGTTGCGATCGTTTCTTCATCACAAAGCATACTCGATGCCGTGGTTGAGGATATAACAGCATTGATAGAAAACACCATGGGCCTTGAGATAGTTGAAATTGAAAGAGAAGGTTGGTGAGATGGATCAGATTTTTCGGGAGTTACATAAAATTTCTGATTTGTTGCTCAGCAATAAACGTTTTTTACACATCAAATCCTGTGTAGATTTTGCCGTACAACTTGCAAAAATTCATGAAGTAGATGAGGATCGTGTGGCTGTTGCTGGATTTGCGCATGATATCTTTAGAGATGTAAAACCGGATGTTCTTTTGAGAATGGCTGTTGCGTACAGAATTAGAATTACAAAGCTCGAAAGATTGAACCCGATTCTCCTGCATGGTAAAATTGCGGCAGAATTTGTCAAAAGAAGGTTTAATCTGCGCGACAGAGAAATTCTACAGGCTATTGCATACCACACAAGCGGCAAGGAAAATCTTGCAGACATAGGAAAGATTGTTTTTCTGTCAGATTCACTTGAGGAAAACAGAATCTATGACAATATTAATTGGCTAAGGCAAGTAGCAAAACAAGATTTGAACCAGGCACTTTTTTTGATAGTTGAAAACAAAATACAGTATGCAATTAAGAGAGGTTTATTTATCTTGCCTGAAACTGTGAGGATGTGGAATTGGCTGATAGAATTGCAAAAGGGAAATTCCAACTGGAACTGGCGTGGTTCAGCGGTAGATTTAAATAAGAGCAAATGAGGTTAAGTGATTCATATTTGAATTTATTTAACCAATATTAGCTTACGAAAAAAAGCAGTTATTGATGAAAGAAGCTAATTTGACAGCAGTCGTGAGGGAGGCATGAGATTATGAAAAAAAGAAGAAGCGGCTTCTTGTGGTTTCTGTTAGTGGCTGTTATTGCTGCCGGAAGTTTTGGCCTGTGGTTTTTGCTAAGTTCAAATGCTATCAAGAACTCGGAAGAATTTTTGTCCGAGACTGTCCATTTTGCTTTTGTATGCAAAGATGACAATGTGGCTTATTTCATACGAGTTGACACAACTAAGAGAATGATATACATTTTAAGATTTCCACAGTACTCTTTTAATCCATTGACCAACAGATCCCTGGACGTACAAAACCCACTGGAAGTTTTCAGCTTCTCAGAAGCAATGATCGAGTCAACTTCAAACAGAAGATATTACGCCGTTGTAAGCAAGGAACAGATCTCGAAATTTTCAAAACAGGTCTTGGGCCAGGAGGAGGATAATTTTGAAAACCTTCTGAAGAAGCTATCAAACAGGAATTCAAAAACCTTTGATTATTTGTTTTTTAAACAATGGGTGTCAGCACTAAAGCCAGAGACAACTTTTACCCCTGCTGGCCTTGCAAAATTAATGTATGAGTTGCAAAGGAATGCCTCAAGATATTACTATCCTGAATCTATTACCGATAAACCCATACAGATTGTTGTTGATGGGAAAACATATCAGCGGGTTTACCTGGATGCAAATAGTATACAGTCCATAAGAGATGATATAAAAAAATAGGTATTGAAAATTCCGACAAAAAGAGTACAATATTTGTCGGAGGTGGCTAAATGTATAAAATAACAGTTTATACCGCGCCAGGTTGCCCTTATTGTGTCAAAGTGAAAAGCTATCTCAGGGAACTTGGTCTTAAATTTACAGAGGTAGATGTATCAAAAAGCCAAAAAGATGCTGAAAAACTTGTGAGAAGGACCGGTCAAACAGGTGTCCCTGTTGTTGAAATAGGGAACCAGCTTGTAATTGGTTTTGATAGAGCGAGAATAGATAAACTCCTCGGAGTGAGATAAAATTGATTGATGTTCTGTTTTTACCTGAACCTGTATCACAGCAACATGTTTGTGTTGTTGTGGATGTTTTGAGAGCAACAAGTACTATTGTCACAGCACTTGCGAATGGTGCCAGATGTGTGGTACCTGTCAGGAAGATAGCAGAGGCTAAAAAGAGAAAAGCGGAAAATATTCTGATCTGTGGGGAAAGAAAAGGAATAAAACCAAAAGGGTTTGATCTCGGAAATTCTCCTATAGAGTATTTCACTGTGAAAGACAAAGAGGTTATTCTCACAACAACAAATGGCACAAGAGCTATATCAATGATCAATTCACAGAAATTGTATGCAGCTTGTTTTCTAAATTTACATGCAGTTATCGAACAGCTGAGAAATCATGACCATGTGACAATTGTATGTTCCGGGCAAAAAGGAAAGATTGCGTATGAAGATGTACTCTGTGCCGGTGCAATTGTCTATGAACTAAATGATAAATTGACGGATGGAGCAAGAATATCAAGAGAATTATGGAAGCAATCCAGGAGAAAGGATCTTTCAAAACTTCTCTTTGAATCGCAGCATGCTCAAGAACTCGCTGAATATGGATTCTCGTCAGATATAACATTCTGTTCTCAAACAGATTTATACAGCATTGTACCGGTTTTTGTTGAAGATCGCTTTATAAAACAAGCCCCATAGGGGCTTGTTTATACTAACCAGGAGGCTATCTTTGCAAGTTCAACAAACTGATCATCAAGACTTGCTCCACCTACCAGGCCGCCATCAATATCCGGCTGAATCATTAACCCAAGGAAATTATCAGGCTTAATGCTACCTCCATATAAAATGGGTATCTGCTGAGCAAATTCCTGACCATAAAGTTGTTCAAGCAACTTTCGTATAAACATATGCACTTGTTGAGCCTGATGTGGTTTTGCAACTATCCCCGTTCCAATAGCCCACACTGGCTCATAAGCTATTACAATCTTTCTGACATCATCTTCGTTCAGACCAAACAATGCTTGTCTCAGCTGAGATTCAATGACGCAAAAGGTTAATCCCTTTTCCCTCTCTTCTTTTGTTTCACCAATACATATGATTGGTTTCATACCATTGCTGAGTACAGCTTTGATCTTTTTGTTGATCATTTCATCTGTTTCACCAAAAATGTGACGACGTTCGGAATGGCCGATGATTACATATTCAATATTCAATTCCTTAAGCATCACAGGAGAGATTTCACCGGTGAAGGCTCCAAAATTTTCGTAATAACAATTCTGTGCACCTATATGTAAGTTACTTCCCTTGAGTATTTCTGTAATATCGGAGAGGCAAACAAAAGGCGGGCACAATACTATCTTGAAATTCATACCCGCCAGATCCTGAACAAGTTTATTAACAAAGAATTTAGCCTGTTCATTAGTTTTGTTCATTTTCCAGTTACCAGCTAATATGACTCTATCTATTTTTTTTTATCAGCAATACTCCTTATACCTGGGAGATCCTTTCCTTCAAGAAATTCGAGTGATGCTCCTCCTCCTGTCGAGACATGCGAATAAGCTGATTCCAAACCGAATTTGGCAACAGCTGCCGCAGAATCTCCCCCGCCTATAACAGTTGTTCCTTTTATTTTGGCTATCATTTCAGCAACAGCTTTCGTTCCCCCTGCAAAATCTTCAATTTCGAAAACGCCCATAGGACCATTCCAAACGACAGTCTTAGCGTTTTTCAAAGCTTCTTCGAATACTTTTATTGTTTTTGGACCTATATCCAATCCCATCCACCCATCATCTATTCCATCTTTTAAGTCAGCTGTTTTCTTCTCAACGCCGGCTTCTATTTTTTGGGCAACGATGGCATCCACAGGGAGGACTATCTCAACTTTCTTTTCCTTTGCTTGCTCAAGTATTTGTTTTGCAAGATCCAGTTTGTCATTTTCGACCAGGGAGGATCCGACTTTTAATCCCTGGGCTTTGAGAAATGTGAACATCATAGCCCCACCGATGAGGAGTTTATCAGCTTTGTTTAAGAGATTAGTTATTACCCCTATTTTATCCGATACTTTCGCACCACCAAGCACAACTACATATGGGTGATCTGGTTCATAAGTGACCTTGTTCAGAAAATCAATTTCCTTTTCCATAAGGAACCCTGCGACACTGGGTATGAAATTTGCAATACCGACATTTGAGGCGTGTGCCCTGTGTGCTGTACCAAACGCGTCATTTACGTGAATATCAGCAAGCTCCGCCCAGGCTTTAGCCAATTCCTGGTCGTTCTTTTCTTCGCCAGGATGAAATCTGGTATTTTCAAGTAAAAGTACATCGCCAACCTTCATATTTTTCACAGCTTCTTTTACTTCTTCACCAACTACATGTGGAACAAAGATTACATTCAAACCTGATATATTTTTTAAATGCTCCGCGATCGGCTTTAAACTATACTTTGGATCAAATGATCCTTTTGGCCTGCCCAAGTGAGAAAGCAATATAACTTTTGCTTTTTTCTCGACAGCATATTTGATTGTTGGAAGAGCGGCTGTGATTCGTGTGTCGTCAGATACTTTTCCATCTTTACCGATAGGGACGTTAAAATCAACTCTCATTATCACTGCTTTATTTGAAAGATCTATATCTTTTATTGTCAATTTTTTCATCTTATCACCTCCTGTTGACTTGTGAAAAGAGGGGATAACACCCCTCTTTTGAGTTAAATCATTTTTGAAACCAGTTCAACTGTATCAACAACACGGCAGCTATAACCGTATTCATTATCGTACCAGGAGAACACCTTTATCAAATTGCCCTTAGCATTTGTCAACGTTGCATCAAAAATACCCGAGTATGGTGTCCCCACTATATCGCTACTTACTATTTCATCAGTATTATATTTGACAATTCCCTTAAGTGATGTTTCGCATGCCTCTTTCATAACTTCGTTTACTTCCTCAGCTGTGGTTGATTTTTCAACTACTGCAACAAAATCTGTGATTGAGCCATCTGGAACTGGAACTCTTAATGCTACACCGTCAAGTTTTCCTTTCAATTCTGGAACAACCAGGGCAACTGCTTTTGCTGCACCAGTTGTGGTAGGAATGGTATTCACCGCAGCAGCTCTCGCTCTTCTCAAATCTTTATGAGGAAGGTCAAGAACTCTTTGATCATTTGTATAAGCATGAACTGTTGTTAAGAAACCACTCAAAATATTGAATTTTTCGTGGAGCACTTTGATTACTGGTGCTATTGAGTTTGTTGTACATGAAGCACATGAAATCACTGTATGTTCTGGTTTCAAATTTTTCTCATTGCAACCTATAACTACGGTTATATCTTCTCCTTTTGCCGGTGCAGTAATTATCACTTTCTTTGCTCCTGCGTGAAGGTGGAGTGAAGCTTTTTCCTTGTCCCTAAAAATTCCTGTTGATTCAATGACTATATCAACACCAAGATCTTTCCACGGTAATTTCGATGGATCTTTTTCGCTGAAAACTTTGTAGC is a window of Pseudothermotoga elfii DSM 9442 = NBRC 107921 DNA encoding:
- a CDS encoding DUF503 domain-containing protein, whose product is MHVAVLSYKLRLFGIASLKEKRSLLKKLINEIRAKFNVSACEIGYSDSKTWSELGVAIVSSSQSILDAVVEDITALIENTMGLEIVEIEREGW
- the gap gene encoding type I glyceraldehyde-3-phosphate dehydrogenase; translated protein: MKIAINGFGRIGRIVLREILKRNSKDIEVVAINDITDTATLAHLFKYDSVHKIYPGEVSAKENELIIDEKSYKVFSEKDPSKLPWKDLGVDIVIESTGIFRDKEKASLHLHAGAKKVIITAPAKGEDITVVIGCNEKNLKPEHTVISCASCTTNSIAPVIKVLHEKFNILSGFLTTVHAYTNDQRVLDLPHKDLRRARAAAVNTIPTTTGAAKAVALVVPELKGKLDGVALRVPVPDGSITDFVAVVEKSTTAEEVNEVMKEACETSLKGIVKYNTDEIVSSDIVGTPYSGIFDATLTNAKGNLIKVFSWYDNEYGYSCRVVDTVELVSKMI
- a CDS encoding glutaredoxin family protein, translated to MYKITVYTAPGCPYCVKVKSYLRELGLKFTEVDVSKSQKDAEKLVRRTGQTGVPVVEIGNQLVIGFDRARIDKLLGVR
- the tpiA gene encoding triose-phosphate isomerase, whose protein sequence is MLAGNWKMNKTNEQAKFFVNKLVQDLAGMNFKIVLCPPFVCLSDITEILKGSNLHIGAQNCYYENFGAFTGEISPVMLKELNIEYVIIGHSERRHIFGETDEMINKKIKAVLSNGMKPIICIGETKEEREKGLTFCVIESQLRQALFGLNEDDVRKIVIAYEPVWAIGTGIVAKPHQAQQVHMFIRKLLEQLYGQEFAQQIPILYGGSIKPDNFLGLMIQPDIDGGLVGGASLDDQFVELAKIASWLV
- a CDS encoding phosphoglycerate kinase → MKKLTIKDIDLSNKAVIMRVDFNVPIGKDGKVSDDTRITAALPTIKYAVEKKAKVILLSHLGRPKGSFDPKYSLKPIAEHLKNISGLNVIFVPHVVGEEVKEAVKNMKVGDVLLLENTRFHPGEEKNDQELAKAWAELADIHVNDAFGTAHRAHASNVGIANFIPSVAGFLMEKEIDFLNKVTYEPDHPYVVVLGGAKVSDKIGVITNLLNKADKLLIGGAMMFTFLKAQGLKVGSSLVENDKLDLAKQILEQAKEKKVEIVLPVDAIVAQKIEAGVEKKTADLKDGIDDGWMGLDIGPKTIKVFEEALKNAKTVVWNGPMGVFEIEDFAGGTKAVAEMIAKIKGTTVIGGGDSAAAVAKFGLESAYSHVSTGGGASLEFLEGKDLPGIRSIADKKK
- the yqeK gene encoding bis(5'-nucleosyl)-tetraphosphatase (symmetrical) YqeK, yielding MDQIFRELHKISDLLLSNKRFLHIKSCVDFAVQLAKIHEVDEDRVAVAGFAHDIFRDVKPDVLLRMAVAYRIRITKLERLNPILLHGKIAAEFVKRRFNLRDREILQAIAYHTSGKENLADIGKIVFLSDSLEENRIYDNINWLRQVAKQDLNQALFLIVENKIQYAIKRGLFILPETVRMWNWLIELQKGNSNWNWRGSAVDLNKSK
- a CDS encoding 2-phosphosulfolactate phosphatase family protein, with protein sequence MIDVLFLPEPVSQQHVCVVVDVLRATSTIVTALANGARCVVPVRKIAEAKKRKAENILICGERKGIKPKGFDLGNSPIEYFTVKDKEVILTTTNGTRAISMINSQKLYAACFLNLHAVIEQLRNHDHVTIVCSGQKGKIAYEDVLCAGAIVYELNDKLTDGARISRELWKQSRRKDLSKLLFESQHAQELAEYGFSSDITFCSQTDLYSIVPVFVEDRFIKQAP